The following DNA comes from Triticum aestivum cultivar Chinese Spring chromosome 3D, IWGSC CS RefSeq v2.1, whole genome shotgun sequence.
CGAAACCTCACGAACAACAAGATACAAtaatctcatgtcatcatctgacTGAAACCATCCTATAAAGCACCAAATAAATAAAGATTTAGAAATTGTTGCGTTGCTCATTATACTTAGCAGTGACGGTACTGAATTTGATTCCAAACAAAAAGCTGGAAAAGAAAGTACAATAATTCATGTTACCCACAAAACTGACTACCATCCGGTAATCTGTAAAAAAATATGGCCTATACATGAGTAACATGGTTTATTTGGAATATTAATTAATTTTCAAGCATTATTGTCACGAATGAAAAACAGAGATAGTTATCTGCAGTCCACAAAGATAGTAAAACAAACCATACATAAGAGTATAAATTATATGAGCAGATAGAACCGAGAACTATTATGTGGCAATAAACTCATACAGCAGGTTCTGTAGCAATCAAATTATACAAAACTTCCATAGAATCTGCACCTTATACAAATTAGAGATAGAAGAAAAGCACCTGATTTGTTTTCCTCATATGAAACTGTCATCCATCAAAGAAATATAATAGTTCCAGGTTTCCGTTGTTACTTTTTATAGCTATTGTTTTTGGCACCTAGCAACCTCGATGAGTGAAAGAATTACGACACATTTTATTTCATATTTCTGGTTGCAGTAGAAAATATAACTTGAGGTTATGTGCATTTCTCGACTCTCCTATATGTGATGTACATCTTAAATGTCCCACACTATGTCTCTAGCAGAAGCATCCTCGATCAGATGTCAGCCTTCATTGTTGTTGCTAATAAAAATATAGGCATAGAACAAATATAAAGTTAAATTAGCCATGTAAGAGACATCCGCCAGACTACGTTGCCTAATAAAGAGCTTGTCGTCAAAGATAAACCTGTGATGGAAGCAACAAAAAAATTATATTGATGCTCCTTCACTTTTTAAATTGCCTTAAAGACCAGCTGCCCAATATTTGTGATCTGAATTGGAAGTATCGCCGGTTTCATAAGATTACAGAATTCAATACAGGAGCACAAAGTAAAACTTGCATAAAGTAATAAAGGTAAAACCTTTCTTGTACCTCCTGAATCCTTCATGGCTTATGCCCACATCTTCAGATTCTTTACAAAATTGGCATTAATCTGGAAAAAGGGAAACTATGAGTCAACATCTTTTCTTACCAAACAAAGGTCAATAATTTATGCCCTAACATTTAACCATAGGAATATCCTCTCTATCTCATATCAAAGGGCTTGTCAACATGTAAACGAAAGCGGTTGGGGCCCAGGTTGGCCTTCAGAATACACACCATTACAAATAAAATATTCCAAAATGCTTTCATATTGAAAATAATTAACCAATTGTAGTCATTCACCGAAAATACCTTTTGAAAAATCTGAGCATATATAGTCGTTCTGACAAAATTGCTTGGATATATACTGAGAAAATTCAAATTACAATTGCTAACTATTTGCTCCGTGGTCATGAATCTGGGATTGTCCAGTTATTGGTTAAAAAATTAACTAAGAAACATACAAAAATCCACTTATAATTGTGTTGAACCGCAAGCTCTTGTGCATCCTCAATTCATCTAAACAAAACAAAAGACACAAAAAAGATCGAGGAAACCACCAGGCACGGGGAGGGAGATCGAGTGTGAGGTGCAGGGCAGCGGGGCTGGGTTTTGGGGGGGTGAGGGCCGGCGGTGGCAGAGATTATTGGGGCGTGGTTGCTAACTACCGAGGCGGCGTGTTCGGGAGAGGAGAGCGGAAGCCGGCGTTTTTTTTCCTTCTGATGAAAGAGTTGGGAGAGGTTAGGGGCtaatggcatggtgggtaattaaaacataaaacgagTTTAGTGTGTTGGGGCGATGTAGATCATAAGATCGTAGGATTTGATGGATGGGATAAAATGGTTCTCCGCCATTTCTTGCTTTTATAggagtagtagatgcatgcaaacATTGATTACCCTAGCCATCTAACAGCTCGTATAAAGCCAGCTTATTACACCAGACTTTTACTATAGAGGCTATTGCTGACATGGCACCGGTATAGAGCTAGTAGCCGGCGTTTCTATTAGCCATGCTCTTACAAAGTATTCTCTCTCCCCTATGCAAACGACTTCTTTAATTTGATAGTAAAAATTTGGATGATAGATATCTTCTGAACCATAGCttcgttttttattttttatacatTATAATtcgtagggagaagatcttcagaACAAGCTCAATGAAGGATACATTTGAACTAGTTTTAATTTTTACTGTTTCACTGGTTTCAAAAAATATAATTTTACTCGTTCAAAATTCAGTATTTTAATATGCACATTTCACTCATTTAAAAAATATTTCAAGTATTTCAAAAACACTTGATTAAGTCAATACATAAAACTGTTTCCtttcatttcaaatttaaaacatgTTTCACTGATTTCACTTATTTCAAATCACTGGTTTCATTAAAAAATGATATATTTGAGCTAATGTTTGTTTAATATATTGCAGTTATCTTTTAAAGCACTTTCATAAAACAAAAAGTGTTTTGCTTTGTAAAATTATTTCATATATATGAAATAATTAGTTACACACATGAAAACAATCCATTTCACATATCCAAAATGTCCGGTTTCACACCGAAGATGTCCGGCACACAACATGGCCAGCTGGCTTCATATTTTTCGTGGTTCATATCATGCGAGTTATAGCAGTCCTAGGGAATTTGTTCAGTGTTGGAGTTATCATATTCCTGTTAATGATTGTGACAATTTTTATAGGATACGTACCACCTTGGGGTCAGATGTCCTTTTCGGAAGCAACAGTAGTTACAAACTTAGCTAGCGATCATACCAGTAGTAGGAGATACCACAATTACTTGGCTTTGCCGTGGTTACCACGTTAAATCGTTATTTGTCCCCATCATTTACTCTCCCTTATTTTTATTAGGCGCCATTCTACTTCGTCTGTGCGCATGTGCGTGTATTCCTTGTATTCTTGAAATAAAAAAAGTAATATCTCATATTGAAATGCAAATGTACAAACCTTCCATGACACATAAGATACATACTTTGCTTTCAATCCAACAATAAGTGTCACTAATTTAGTACAACTTCATATTAATTTTACACTAATTTATTTTGGGACGAAGAGAGTACATGTTATCCATCAACCACAATTGCATCCTTTGTTTCCTTGAAGGAGAACTCACCTGTCTTATGTTAAATGTTAGAGACCATTTCATATCCACCCGATCTCCTCCTCTGCGCAGGAAGCGATGCGGTGCCTCCGAGCCGCTGCTGCAAGAACAACAACAAGGCCAGCAGCACTGCCCCGCAAGGTATAACCACGTCCCACACGATGCTGAAGAGGTCACCGCGGGGGCTCGCGTACAGGTGAGAGGAGCGCATGCTTGGCGTGTAGACATGGGCTCTGACCACATCGTACACATGAGGCGCCACACGGACCATGGTGCCCCCTATGTAGAACCATGGTGAGATCACCCCAACTCTGGATTTTCCTAAGGATGCGTTTAGGATGACCTGCGGGAGGAGGAAGCCATCCAGTATCAGCCCAGCGTACGACACAAGGTCCTCCCAGATCGTCGCCGGCCCttcacccgtgctgatcattgacGGGTCGCCGCTCATGGCACGGGCGTTGATCCCGCGGATTATGGCGGCGAAGGCCCCTCCGAGAGCGTACAATGGTAGACATATCCACAACACGGTCCTCTCGGACACGGTGGATGTGCGGCGGCCTGACCACGCCAGCTGAAGAAGGCACAGCTGCAGCATGAAGGCGATCAGCGTAGGCGCCCTCATCATGACCTCGTTCATCTCTAGCCTCCGGCTCGTGGAGTAGTAGAAGTCATAGTACTGGCTCCTCCTGCTTGCAAACAGGGCCTCAGAGTTGAGCGCGAGAGGGGCGAGATACCCCATGGTGACCACGGTGAGCATGGTGATCGATGTCGCCGCAGCCGCCTCTGGGTTCCTCTTTGTGTGGAGGATCTGCAGGATGATGAAGACGCACGACAGCGTGGTGGAGGCCAGCAGGAGGACACTCTCCATGTCCATCCTCGATATGGCCTCAAACACTTGTGAGGAGTACATACCATAGGAGGTGAAGTCGACCTTCTCGAAGAAGAGGCGGTCCGTCTTGTCTCTGAGACTACTGATCACCCCCGTGCCATGCCCTTGCGCCTTGGAATCGAGGGAGGCGAACTGCACCGTTACCAGTGTATGGCAGTCCGTCGAGCCGTTGTGCTCCTTGCAGCCGACCATGCACAGGATGCCCCTGTTGGGATCATAAACACCTTCTGCTGAGATCTTTCTCTTCTCATAGCCAACTGAGTAGTTTAACATATTGGTAGGACGCACCCAGTTATCAGGTGGAGCAGTGTAGCGTATGGTGTAGCTGACATTCAGCAGAGCCGGCTCTTTGTCTTCCACGGCCACAGTGTGCTGGAAGAAGGCGTCATCGGCGGCCAGCCTCTCGCCGGCGAGCATCACTGAGCCGATTGTGACTGGGTAGGCTTCTCCACCCCAGATGTCCAGCCCGTCGAAACGAAACGCAAAGTCACTGACAGTACAGTTAAAGTCAGGGAACGGGTGTGACCCCGTGATCTTCTTCTTCCCCATGCTGATTTCCAGGTAGTGCTTCCTGGCCTCCCCGAGCACCGTGGCGTTGTAGCTGTACTTCACGTCGGAGAGATTGGTAGAGCTTCTTTGGTCGTCCATGCTCGACGCTGTTATCATGCCGTGGATCAGTCCAGAGCCGGCGTTGGTCGAGTTCCAGAGCATCCCGGACACGATGCTCCGCTCCCGCATCGTCCATATGGCCGGGAACCAGAAGCTCATCCCGATCCCGCATCCGTGCTCTCGCACCGCCGGAGCAGACGACAGCACCGGCAGCGGAACCCGGCACGCCGTGAGGCAGAGCATGCGCCGATCCGAGTCCCAGTGCCCGTCGGCCACGACGGCTTCCTCACGTACCAAGAAGCGTCGTCGGCGGCGGTAGTACCGGCGCCTCTCGGACGACCCGGTGTCGTTCGAGAGAACCGCATATGCGCGGACGTGTACGGCCGCGCCGTCCGTGGTGCAGCGCATCTGGTTCACGCGCATCCGGGGAAGCTGAGCGCCGCCGTGCTCTAGTCTGTACGAGGTCATGAGTTGTTGGGTCAGGTGGCTGCACGCAGAGTTGTCGCCGCCGAGCATCCGGAGCGACTCCCTGTCCGGGTGCTTCGGTGGCCTGAGGCTGCAGGCCGTGCGGTCGGAGCCGTACTTGTAGTCGTCGCCCTCGGCGTACGCGACGAGGCGGAAAGTCCCAAGGCCGGAGCCGCCCTCCAGACTGCCGGTCACAAAGGGATCAGCGAGGCTGGGAGGATTCGGGACGCGGAGGCGGAGGGCGACGTCGGGGTAGTGCTTGAGGGAGCCGTCCTTGGCGCGCTCGGTGCCCATCCCGACCATGCAGAGCTGCAGAGAGGCCGAGGAGTAGTGCCCGTCGAGGACGAAGGAGACGGACGCAGGGAAGCTGTAATTGTCGCGGCGTCCACCGGTGAGGGTGAATGTGGCGGTGAGGTGGAGGAGAGCCGGGTCTTCGGTGCGGGAGATGCCGTGTGGGAAAAAAGCAAACGAGCGGTCATTGTAGAGATCATCATCTTCAGGGGGAAACAGGCCGGCGGCGCCACCGGAAAACTGGCCGGCGGAGATCTGGAAGGAGCGGGTGAGGGAAAGGGCGTCGTCAGCGTCGGTGTGGCGGTCGTTGGCGGGGGGCAGGGATGGGCAGGCGATGGAGTAAGAGGAAGCGGTGACAGCGGCCGAGAGGGTGGCGGTGGACGCAAGGAGAAGGAAGCACAAGCAGAGGTGGTACGTGTGCATGCTGGGATTCCTCCCTGGTGGCGGCGCCATTCTTGGTTGGTTGGTTGAGCTTGTTAGCCCGGCCATGGCCATGTGTTAGTACGTACTACGTACTTACCCGAGGGAGTACTAGACTACCAGTAGAAAACTGCAGGGTGAAGTGGACGCTGCAGTGCTGCGATGTGGAATGGCTGACTTGTTTGTTGGCAACTTGCATGTATCGAAGAAAAGTTGGGAGGAAATAACGAAGAAAAAATGTGTCTAGTGGAAAGTTGGGAGGAAATATCGAAGAAAAAATGTGTTTAGTGGTGAGAAGCATAATGGAATGGCCAATGGGTCCACGCACTTATCTTGTCCTGGTTTTTCAAAGTAAACGTCAACGGTCAGTGAACCCGGCCTTTCGTTTTCATTGACGAGCCCTGCCCATAATCATACTCAAGTTAATTAACGGGGTAACCTTTTCGAAAACAAAAATAATAGTGGAGTAACCAAGGATGCTTCACACGTATTCCCTTTTTTCAAAGTACTGAAAGTTCTTAGATTGTCCCAAGTTAAACTTAATTAAGTTGGATTTATAATTAGATTTGTATTTATACAGTAGATCATTGTGAATttttgttcacgaatttgaaaaattaGTGAATTCAAAATATGTTTGCATATTTAAAAAGTGTTTGAAAATGTTAAAAAAAAGGTTCACCAGATTGAAAAAATATGTCCACGGATGTAAATATtaatcacgaatttgaaaaattgttgtggatttgaaaaatattcatgaattgcaaaaatgttcacaaattaaaaaaaattctaatttGTAAAATGCTTCCAAAATTTAAATAAGAAAATGAAGAAAGGGATACAGATGAGaaggaaagaaaacagaaaatgaaAAACCAGAAAAgccaaagaagaaagaaaaaagaaacttCTAGGACATTCCCAAAACTGGACGAAAAGTTCTGGTAGCTTCCAAAAACCACAATGTGTGTTGACATTATAGCCAATGAGGTAGCCCAGGAAACAACGTAACGTTAGCGAgcaaattttgttttttcttgagaATTCGCCCTCTCTAGGCACTTTATTCTATATAATAGGCGAGTTCATATCCAATTCAACAGGAACAATCAGATGATCAGGAATTACAAGAAAATCACAAGTACCAGGACCTTGAACAACAACCTCTCTTAGCGCAGCATGAGCAGCTGCATTAGCGCACCTCCTAGTGAACTGAAACTTGAACCCCTGAAATGTCGAGAGAATAAATCTCATCTCTATGAAATATGGTATCCTAAATCTGCCTAAGAACTGGCCAGATTTAAGTAAAAGAAGGCAAAACTTGTCAAATCTCACAATCCATCCATCTCTAGGTCAAATTGTAGGGTAacacagcagaaaacaaaaaatttccataCTACGGGCATGCCCAGGACCAGTATGAAGATGCACACAAGGTTTGATCCAATCATTATCTACTCAAAAGCGCAACGAAAGGAGAGTTGGTGGAGATCATCGGTGCAGATACCCTCAATTGCGATTTTACAACCTCCCAGCTGCGAGGATATAATCCTAGAATTTTTCTACTCTCTTTGATACATGTTACttgtcgctgaaatggatgtatctagcacccaAACACATCTAGATATATTCGTTTCGTgtgacaagtaatatggattgAAGGGATACGTTCATTAAAAGTTTGATCATTATTACGGGTCAGGTTTAATAATGTTCAACTTAAAATAAAACTACTAAAACTATAATTATTTTGGAATCGGATGAAGTACCTTTGGCCTGCTTGGTTTACTCTGTAACTTGAATATGAGCaaaccaatctgtggttggatggttaggagcaGTGGCGGAGCCAAGATTGGAGAGAAAAACGTAACCATAAAGCTGTAACTACCTTAAAGAAATATCGCATACGAAAATATACGAAATATGATTCAATTGTGCAATAAATTCTGATTGTAAACTACTTAATGATACAATAAACGGAAAACGGTGCGGGATAAAAAGGAGTACCAAATTAATGGTTTTCTTCATCGGTGCTTCCCATATCTTGAGCTGAATGAGAGGTGTAGAAACCCACCTTGAGGGCACTGGTGAAAAACAATCTCACGTCTTCTATTTCTACAAAATGAACCGATTTGATTTCCATCAACACATTGCACATATTTTCATATAGAGTCATTAAGATTAAATCATCCATACCGACATACTAACATACACAATGCATTCACTCATACACCCGGTACAATAAACTGTTACAACGAAAGGTGAACTGTACCCACTAATGTAATTGAAAGAGCTTTCCCTTTGTCTCTATATTTAGAGCACATTGCTGAACATAGACAGGAACGATGAGTTTTCTTTCTCGAACCAATCTCCATTTGACGCGGACAGGTGAAATCTAACAAGCGAATCCAGCAAAAACTGAGGGAGCTCGTATTCCAATACCCGCGTGGACGTCAGAGCCTCAGAATCATCACATGGAGTCGGTTCAGGGCCTCAGAGGTACTGCCGCCCTTCGGGGGATTTTGGAGGCGGATGGCGACTGCAGCCAGCAGCCAGCGACCGGGCCGGGCACTCGCGCAGGACGACGGTAATGGAGGCCGGCGGCGTGCGAGCAATCGAGCAAGGAGGAGGCGAGACCGTGCGGGCGATGGAGGCTGCGACTAGtcgtgccgtgcgtgtgtgcgtagTGAGGGAGAGCTACGTGGGTTGCTCATTGCTGTGAAACAGCCAGGCTTTGGGCCTTCGGCTGTGCTGCGGTGGGCTAAACCACGGGCCAATACGAAAAAACTAACTAGGTAATAGCTGGAAAAAACCCTACGCCCCGGGCTTGGGCCCTGGGTGCCCGGGGCCCAGCTCAGCCCCTGGTTAGGAGGGCGATGGTATTCCTTACCCATCGGGGTTCAAATACTGGCGCTCGTATTTATCttgaatttatttcaaaatttCTGACGGTACGTGTTCAATGGGTGGAGACGTTCGCATCGACTACGAGacgcctacgatgacttcgtaaaatctcaagatgacatGTCGGCTTAGTCTCTCGAAAATGTTCATAGGGATAAGGTGTAAGTGCGTGCGTTTATAGGGATGAGCATACACACGTATATATAATCActtgcgtctatactgtgttaaaaatatTGAATACAATTATGGGCAGGGTTCGTCATTGAAAATGACACGCCGGGTTCACAGACCGTTGACGTTTACTTTGAAAAATCGGGACAAGATAAGTATGTGGGCCTGCTGGCCATTATGCTTCTAACACATTTTCTTCCCATTTTCTCTTACAAGTTGCCCTTCGGCATCGCAGCACGACAGCATCCACTTCACCCCTACTAGTAGCCTAACTAATTCTGTACTGACCTATGGCCGGGCATCCTTGATCGGTCGGGTCCATAACGGGCTGCGAGCCGGGCCAAAAGCCCGCTCGTCACGTCCAGGCTGACTTGATCCCCTCCTGTAAGAGGGGGAAGAGAAAGCCCTAtagtagtagaaaaagggtctttagtcccggtttataagggcctttagtcccggttcatgttactaaagcctccccctttagtcccggtacttacacgaaccgggactaaaagccctccacgtggccgctgcctggaggtccacctttagtcccggctctccacgtggccgctgcgtggaggtcaaaattttatgattttttttatttttttattttcaaatttctgaattattttaacctctaatctctaatcccctcatcactgctcaatttaacctctaatctctaatcacccctcatcatttcaaatcatctaacttcccagacggtcacccatcctctcactactccagcctgagcacacttaacttccgggttctattctccctcgtttccaagtctgcacttgttgttttcctgacaatactaagatgtcaatcctattaaccctcaggaatttagcttgagcatgaagtcacacatttcactgtttgagtttgaaactattgttcaaaaaaaaataattatttagtaacatgatatttcttgaataagtagtttgaccata
Coding sequences within:
- the LOC123080798 gene encoding uncharacterized protein — its product is MAMAGLTSSTNQPRMAPPPGRNPSMHTYHLCLCFLLLASTATLSAAVTASSYSIACPSLPPANDRHTDADDALSLTRSFQISAGQFSGGAAGLFPPEDDDLYNDRSFAFFPHGISRTEDPALLHLTATFTLTGGRRDNYSFPASVSFVLDGHYSSASLQLCMVGMGTERAKDGSLKHYPDVALRLRVPNPPSLADPFVTGSLEGGSGLGTFRLVAYAEGDDYKYGSDRTACSLRPPKHPDRESLRMLGGDNSACSHLTQQLMTSYRLEHGGAQLPRMRVNQMRCTTDGAAVHVRAYAVLSNDTGSSERRRYYRRRRRFLVREEAVVADGHWDSDRRMLCLTACRVPLPVLSSAPAVREHGCGIGMSFWFPAIWTMRERSIVSGMLWNSTNAGSGLIHGMITASSMDDQRSSTNLSDVKYSYNATVLGEARKHYLEISMGKKKITGSHPFPDFNCTVSDFAFRFDGLDIWGGEAYPVTIGSVMLAGERLAADDAFFQHTVAVEDKEPALLNVSYTIRYTAPPDNWVRPTNMLNYSVGYEKRKISAEGVYDPNRGILCMVGCKEHNGSTDCHTLVTVQFASLDSKAQGHGTGVISSLRDKTDRLFFEKVDFTSYGMYSSQVFEAISRMDMESVLLLASTTLSCVFIILQILHTKRNPEAAAATSITMLTVVTMGYLAPLALNSEALFASRRSQYYDFYYSTSRRLEMNEVMMRAPTLIAFMLQLCLLQLAWSGRRTSTVSERTVLWICLPLYALGGAFAAIIRGINARAMSGDPSMISTGEGPATIWEDLVSYAGLILDGFLLPQVILNASLGKSRVGVISPWFYIGGTMVRVAPHVYDVVRAHVYTPSMRSSHLYASPRGDLFSIVWDVVIPCGAVLLALLLFLQQRLGGTASLPAQRRRSGGYEMVSNI